One Mycolicibacterium fortuitum subsp. fortuitum genomic window carries:
- a CDS encoding hydrolase: MPTWICTGCGVEHPDSDAEPADSCVLTSEIVSIEERGDLPPHGTWTTLDDLAAQPHHTEHVDHGRGVHSLRRAPKFAIGHRSFLVQTAHGNLLWDSPGYLDDEIIGLVHGLGGVAAVAASHPHMFGAQLSWSRAFGGVPVYVNTLDAEWLPAPDPLIQQWTGELEPLPGLRLIHVGGHMRGSSVALTADGTLLVGDTISGGLAKNWVSFQRNFPKHVPLSAAVVRRIVDRLDGYEYDRLYTLGGDEIDSAAKDVVHRSAETHIRWVSGEFDHLT; encoded by the coding sequence ATGCCTACCTGGATATGCACGGGATGCGGTGTGGAACATCCGGATTCCGATGCCGAGCCCGCGGACAGCTGTGTGCTGACCTCTGAGATCGTCTCTATCGAGGAGCGGGGTGACCTCCCGCCGCACGGTACGTGGACGACACTGGACGACCTGGCTGCCCAGCCACACCACACCGAACACGTCGATCACGGCCGCGGAGTCCACAGCCTTCGGAGGGCGCCGAAGTTCGCCATCGGACACCGGTCCTTCCTGGTACAGACCGCGCACGGGAACCTGCTGTGGGATTCTCCCGGCTACCTCGATGACGAGATAATCGGCCTGGTGCACGGCCTCGGGGGCGTGGCTGCGGTGGCGGCCAGCCACCCCCACATGTTCGGGGCGCAACTCAGCTGGAGCCGGGCGTTCGGTGGGGTCCCGGTGTACGTCAATACCCTTGATGCAGAGTGGCTTCCGGCTCCCGATCCGCTGATTCAGCAGTGGACCGGGGAGCTGGAACCGCTGCCGGGTCTGCGGTTGATACACGTCGGCGGCCACATGCGGGGCAGTTCGGTGGCGCTGACGGCCGACGGCACGCTGCTGGTGGGGGACACCATCTCCGGCGGACTGGCCAAGAACTGGGTGTCATTTCAGCGAAATTTCCCCAAGCACGTGCCGTTGTCTGCGGCCGTGGTGCGCCGGATCGTGGATAGGCTCGACGGGTACGAATACGACCGGCTCTACACCCTTGGCGGCGATGAGATCGACAGCGCCGCCAAGGATGTGGTGCACCGGTCAGCAGAGACTCATATTCGTTGGGTCAGTGGAGAATTCGATCATTTGACCTGA
- a CDS encoding heavy metal translocating P-type ATPase, with amino-acid sequence MTTTEHAMHEHEHTGHAGHAGHGDHVAQFRRLFWVMAVLAVPTVALSPMFAMLLGYSIPDLPGARWISPVLGTVMYIWGGRPFLTGAVSEIRSRAPGMMLLIGLAITVAFIASWGASLGLLHHQLDFWWELALLIVIMLLGHWIEMRSLAQTTSALDSLAALLPDEAERVEGDGEAEQVVTVAPSDLRVGDLVIVRPGGSVPVDGRIVDGAADMDESMVTGESRTVRRGVGDDVVAGTVATDSGLRIRVTAVGDDTALAGIQRLVGEAMNSSSRAQRLADRAAGWLFWFALGSAVLTALAWTLFGEPDQAVVRTITVLVIACPHALGLAIPLVVSIATERAARGGVLIKDRLALETMRTVGAVLFDKTGTLTKGEPTVTAMAATDRPDNEVLALAAAAEADSEHPLARAIVDAARRRNLDIPSASDFNSSPAVGVSATVGGHRVQVGGPALLDQAGRSALPDAAGWAGATVLHVLVDGEVAGALALADEVRPESRQAVDALHDLGIEVVMITGDAAPVASAVATELGIDRVFAGVRPEDKAAKVAELQSEGLTVAMVGDGVNDAPALAQADVGIAIGAGTDVAIASAGVILASSDPRSVLSVIELSRQSYRKMKQNLWWAAGYNLISVPLAAGVAAPLGFVMPMSVGAILMSASTVVVALNAQSLRRLDLRPEAGVRSVARASGR; translated from the coding sequence ATGACCACGACCGAACACGCGATGCACGAGCACGAACACACCGGTCACGCGGGACATGCCGGCCACGGCGACCATGTCGCCCAGTTCAGGCGGCTGTTCTGGGTCATGGCGGTCTTGGCTGTGCCGACCGTCGCGCTCTCGCCGATGTTCGCCATGCTCCTGGGCTATTCGATCCCGGATCTCCCGGGCGCACGCTGGATTTCCCCGGTGCTCGGCACCGTGATGTACATCTGGGGCGGCCGGCCGTTCTTGACCGGCGCCGTCAGCGAAATACGTTCGCGTGCACCGGGAATGATGTTGCTGATCGGTTTGGCGATCACCGTGGCGTTCATCGCGTCGTGGGGCGCGAGCCTCGGCCTGCTGCACCACCAACTGGACTTCTGGTGGGAACTGGCGCTGCTGATCGTGATCATGCTGCTGGGTCACTGGATCGAGATGCGCTCACTGGCGCAGACCACCTCGGCGCTCGATTCGCTTGCCGCGCTGCTGCCCGACGAGGCCGAACGGGTCGAGGGTGACGGCGAGGCCGAGCAGGTGGTGACCGTGGCCCCGTCAGATTTGCGGGTCGGTGATCTGGTGATCGTCCGACCCGGCGGCAGCGTTCCCGTCGACGGCCGGATCGTCGACGGGGCGGCCGATATGGACGAGTCGATGGTCACCGGTGAGTCGCGGACGGTGCGCCGCGGCGTGGGCGACGACGTCGTCGCGGGCACCGTTGCCACCGACTCCGGACTGCGGATCCGCGTGACCGCCGTTGGTGACGACACTGCTCTGGCCGGCATTCAGCGCCTGGTGGGTGAGGCGATGAACTCCTCGTCGCGCGCGCAGCGGCTGGCTGATCGGGCTGCGGGCTGGCTGTTCTGGTTCGCCCTGGGCTCGGCAGTGCTCACGGCGCTGGCCTGGACCCTGTTCGGTGAGCCCGATCAGGCGGTGGTTCGCACCATCACGGTGCTGGTGATCGCCTGCCCGCATGCCCTCGGCCTGGCAATCCCGCTGGTCGTGTCCATCGCGACCGAGAGGGCGGCCCGCGGTGGCGTGTTGATCAAGGACCGGTTGGCGCTGGAGACCATGCGCACGGTCGGGGCGGTGCTGTTCGACAAGACCGGCACGCTGACCAAGGGCGAGCCGACCGTCACCGCCATGGCGGCCACCGACCGCCCGGACAACGAGGTGCTGGCGCTGGCAGCGGCAGCTGAAGCGGACTCCGAACACCCACTGGCCCGCGCCATCGTCGACGCGGCCCGGCGGCGCAACCTCGACATTCCGTCGGCGAGCGACTTCAACTCCTCGCCCGCGGTCGGTGTCAGCGCCACGGTGGGTGGCCATCGGGTGCAGGTCGGCGGGCCCGCGTTGCTCGACCAGGCCGGACGGTCCGCACTGCCCGATGCCGCGGGTTGGGCCGGTGCCACCGTGCTGCACGTGCTGGTGGACGGTGAAGTGGCCGGGGCGCTGGCCCTGGCCGACGAGGTACGGCCGGAATCGAGGCAGGCCGTCGACGCTTTGCACGACCTCGGGATCGAGGTGGTGATGATTACTGGCGACGCCGCCCCGGTGGCTTCGGCGGTGGCCACAGAACTGGGGATCGACCGTGTCTTCGCCGGTGTGCGACCCGAAGACAAGGCCGCCAAAGTTGCCGAACTGCAGAGCGAGGGGCTGACCGTCGCCATGGTCGGTGACGGTGTCAACGATGCGCCGGCACTGGCTCAGGCCGACGTCGGTATCGCGATCGGCGCGGGAACTGACGTCGCCATCGCATCGGCGGGCGTCATCCTGGCCAGCTCCGACCCCAGGTCGGTGCTGTCGGTGATCGAGCTGTCCCGGCAGTCGTATCGGAAGATGAAGCAAAACCTTTGGTGGGCAGCGGGTTACAACCTGATCTCGGTACCGTTGGCTGCGGGAGTGGCCGCTCCGCTCGGCTTTGTAATGCCGATGTCGGTCGGAGCGATATTGATGTCAGCGTCGACAGTCGTCGTGGCACTCAACGCCCAGTCGCTACGTCGTCTCGACCTACGGCCCGAGGCCGGCGTGCGGAGCGTTGCGAGGGCCTCGGGGCGTTGA
- the aqpZ gene encoding aquaporin Z, translating to MSTPSMSHRLAAEFIGTFWLVLGGCGSAVFAAKFLSDGFSVGIGFLGVALAFGLTVLTGVYAFGTISGGHFNPAVTLGAALARRVEWAAVVPYWISQVIGGLVAGVVIYVIASGKDGWSATGNMAANGYGEHSPGGYSLVAVLLAEVILTAVFLLVILGSTDDRAPKGFAGLSIGLTLTLIHLISIPISNTSVNPARSTAVAFFNGNGAPAQLWAFWLAPLVGAAIAGLAYSFLFGAPEALAERPVREDALDQERGRDQVK from the coding sequence ATGAGTACGCCGAGCATGTCACATCGATTGGCAGCCGAATTCATCGGGACGTTCTGGCTGGTCCTGGGCGGTTGCGGTAGCGCGGTATTCGCCGCGAAGTTTCTCTCCGACGGCTTCTCTGTGGGAATCGGATTCCTCGGGGTGGCTCTCGCGTTCGGCCTGACAGTGCTGACGGGTGTGTACGCCTTCGGCACGATTTCGGGCGGGCATTTCAACCCGGCCGTCACCCTGGGCGCAGCACTCGCCCGCCGCGTCGAGTGGGCAGCCGTGGTGCCCTACTGGATTTCACAGGTGATCGGCGGCCTGGTGGCCGGAGTGGTGATCTACGTGATCGCCAGCGGCAAGGACGGGTGGTCCGCCACCGGGAACATGGCCGCCAACGGCTACGGCGAGCACTCACCCGGCGGCTATTCGCTGGTCGCGGTGCTGCTCGCCGAGGTCATCCTGACCGCGGTGTTCCTGCTGGTCATCCTCGGGTCCACCGATGACCGGGCGCCGAAGGGCTTCGCAGGTCTGTCGATCGGTCTGACCCTCACCCTGATCCACCTGATCTCGATACCGATCTCCAACACCTCGGTCAACCCGGCCCGGTCCACGGCGGTCGCGTTCTTCAACGGCAACGGGGCGCCCGCGCAGCTGTGGGCGTTCTGGCTGGCCCCGCTCGTCGGCGCGGCCATCGCCGGCCTGGCGTACTCGTTCCTGTTCGGCGCTCCCGAGGCACTGGCCGAGCGCCCGGTCCGCGAGGACGCCCTGGACCAGGAGCGCGGCCGCGATCAGGTCAAATGA
- the gltB gene encoding glutamate synthase large subunit → MAPNKVGLYNPAYEHDACGVAMVADIHGRRSRDIVDKAITALVNLEHRGAQGAEPNTGDGAGILLQVPDSFLREVVDFELPEAGSYATGIAFLPQSSRDASTAAEAVEKIVEAEGLKVLGWRQVPTDDSSLGALARDAMPTFRQLFIGGASGMDLERKAYVVRKRAEHELGTKGPGQDGPGRETVYFPSLSGQTFVYKGMLTTPQLKAFYLDLQDERMTSALGIVHSRFSTNTFPSWPLAHPFRRIAHNGEINTVTGNENWMRAREALIRTDVFGTDGLDKIVPVCTPGASDTARFDEVLELLHLGGRSLPHAVLMMIPEAWERHESMDPARRAFYEFHDSLMEPWDGPASVCFTDGTVIGAVLDRNGLRPSRIWVTADGLVVMASEAGVLPVDPSTVVKKMRLQPGRMFLVDTAQGRIVSDEEIKAQLASEQPYQEWIEAGLFPLDELPPGDYVRMPHHRVVLRQQIFGYTYEELNLLVAPMARTGAEALGSMGTDTPVAILSARPRMLFDYFQQLFAQVTNPPLDAIREEVVTSLQGVIGPEGDLLNPGPESCRQIVLPQPILRNADLSKLICVDPDHEVRGHKHGMRAAVIRCLYPVNRGGQGLKEALDNVRAKVSEAIREGARIIVLSDRESNETMAPIPSLLSVAAVHHHLVRERTRTKVGLVVEAGDAREVHHMAMLCGFGAAAINPYMAFESIEDMVDRGVISGISSDKAKANYVKAAGKGVLKVMSKMGISTLASYTGAQLFQAIGISQEVLDQYFTGLSCPVGGIDLDDIAADVAARHSLAYLDRPDERAHRELEVGGEYQWRREGEYHLFNPDTVFKLQHSTRTGQYSIFKEYTALVDDQSERMASLRGLLKFKEGVRQPISIDEVEPASEIVKRFSTGAMSYGSISAEAHETLAIAMNRLGARSNSGEGGESVNRFEPEANGDWRRSAIKQVASGRFGVTSHYLTNCTDIQIKMAQGAKPGEGGQLPGHKVYPWVAEVRHSTPGVGLISPPPHHDIYSIEDLAQLIHDLKNANPAARVHVKLVSENGVGTVAAGVSKAHADVVLISGHDGGTGATPLTSMKHAGAPWELGLAETQQTLLLNGLRDRIVVQVDGQLKTGRDVVIAALLGAEEFGFATAPLVVSGCIMMRVCHLDTCPVGVATQNPVLRERFNGKPEFVENFFMFIAEEVRELMAQLGFRTINEMVGQVGALDTTKAAEHWKAHKLDLTPVLYEPESAFMNQDLYCSSRQDHGLDKALDQQLITQSREALDSGSPVRFSTKITNVNRTVGTMLGHEVTKAYGGQGLPDGTIDITFDGSAGNSFGAFVPKGITLRVYGDANDYVGKGLSGGRIVVRPSDDAPADFAAEDNIIAGNVVLFGATSGEAFLRGQVGERFAVRNSGAHAVVEGVGDHGCEYMTGGKVVILGPTGRNFAAGMSGGVAYVYDPAGALGENLNTEMVELEALEPADAEWLQGFLAAHVDATDSAVGQRILSDWDDNLKHFVKVMPRDYKRVLTAIAEAEKAGEDVNAAIMAAANG, encoded by the coding sequence ATGGCGCCCAACAAGGTAGGGCTGTACAACCCCGCATATGAACACGATGCGTGTGGTGTGGCAATGGTGGCAGATATCCACGGTCGCCGCAGCCGGGACATCGTGGACAAGGCGATCACAGCACTGGTGAACCTGGAGCACCGCGGTGCTCAGGGCGCAGAACCGAACACCGGCGACGGCGCAGGCATCCTGCTCCAGGTCCCTGATTCGTTCCTGCGCGAAGTGGTCGACTTCGAACTCCCCGAGGCAGGCAGCTATGCCACCGGCATCGCCTTCCTGCCGCAGTCGTCGCGCGACGCGTCCACTGCCGCCGAAGCCGTGGAGAAGATCGTCGAGGCCGAGGGATTGAAGGTGCTCGGCTGGCGTCAGGTGCCGACCGACGACTCCTCACTGGGCGCACTCGCCCGCGACGCCATGCCGACGTTCCGGCAGCTGTTCATCGGCGGCGCCTCCGGCATGGACCTGGAGCGCAAGGCCTACGTCGTGCGCAAGCGCGCCGAACACGAACTGGGCACCAAGGGCCCGGGCCAGGACGGCCCCGGTCGCGAGACCGTCTACTTCCCCAGCCTGTCCGGCCAGACCTTCGTCTACAAGGGCATGCTGACCACTCCGCAGCTCAAGGCGTTCTACCTGGACCTGCAGGACGAGCGGATGACCAGCGCGCTGGGCATCGTGCACTCCCGCTTCTCCACCAATACGTTCCCGTCCTGGCCGCTGGCCCACCCGTTCCGGCGGATCGCCCACAACGGTGAGATCAACACCGTCACCGGTAACGAGAACTGGATGCGCGCACGTGAGGCGCTGATCCGCACCGACGTGTTCGGCACCGACGGGCTCGACAAGATCGTCCCGGTCTGTACCCCCGGCGCTTCGGACACCGCACGTTTCGACGAGGTGCTCGAGCTGCTGCACCTCGGCGGCCGCAGCCTGCCGCACGCCGTGCTGATGATGATCCCCGAGGCGTGGGAACGCCACGAGTCGATGGACCCCGCCCGCCGGGCCTTCTACGAATTCCACGACTCCCTGATGGAGCCCTGGGACGGTCCGGCCTCGGTGTGCTTCACCGACGGCACCGTCATCGGCGCCGTGCTCGACCGCAACGGCCTGCGTCCGTCCCGCATCTGGGTGACCGCGGACGGCCTCGTCGTGATGGCGTCGGAAGCCGGCGTACTTCCGGTCGACCCGTCGACCGTCGTCAAGAAGATGCGCCTGCAGCCCGGCCGGATGTTCCTGGTGGACACCGCCCAGGGCCGCATCGTGTCCGACGAGGAGATCAAGGCGCAGCTCGCCAGCGAGCAGCCCTACCAGGAGTGGATCGAAGCGGGCCTGTTCCCCCTCGACGAGCTGCCGCCCGGCGACTACGTCCGGATGCCGCACCACCGCGTGGTGCTGCGCCAGCAGATCTTCGGTTACACCTACGAAGAGCTGAACCTGCTGGTGGCGCCGATGGCGCGCACCGGCGCCGAAGCGCTGGGTTCCATGGGTACCGACACTCCGGTCGCCATCCTCTCGGCCCGGCCGCGGATGCTGTTCGACTACTTCCAGCAGCTGTTCGCCCAGGTCACCAACCCGCCGCTGGACGCCATCCGCGAAGAGGTGGTCACCAGCCTCCAGGGCGTCATCGGGCCCGAGGGCGACCTGCTCAACCCCGGCCCCGAGTCGTGCCGGCAGATCGTGCTCCCGCAGCCGATCCTGCGTAACGCCGACCTGTCCAAGCTGATCTGCGTCGACCCCGACCACGAGGTCCGCGGCCACAAGCACGGCATGCGTGCCGCCGTCATCCGCTGCCTGTACCCGGTCAACCGGGGCGGCCAGGGCCTCAAGGAAGCGCTCGACAACGTCCGCGCCAAGGTCTCGGAGGCGATCCGCGAGGGCGCCCGCATCATCGTGCTCTCCGACCGCGAGTCCAACGAGACCATGGCGCCGATCCCGTCGCTGCTGTCCGTGGCCGCGGTGCATCACCACCTGGTCCGCGAGCGCACCCGCACCAAGGTCGGCCTGGTGGTCGAGGCCGGTGACGCCCGCGAGGTGCACCACATGGCGATGCTGTGCGGTTTCGGTGCCGCCGCGATCAACCCGTACATGGCCTTCGAGTCCATCGAGGACATGGTCGACCGCGGCGTGATCTCCGGGATCAGCAGCGACAAGGCCAAGGCCAACTACGTCAAGGCCGCCGGCAAGGGCGTGCTGAAGGTGATGTCGAAGATGGGCATCTCCACCCTGGCGTCCTACACCGGTGCCCAGCTGTTCCAGGCCATCGGTATTTCCCAGGAAGTGCTCGACCAGTACTTCACCGGGCTGAGCTGCCCGGTGGGCGGCATCGACCTCGACGACATCGCCGCCGACGTCGCCGCCCGTCACTCGCTGGCCTACCTGGACCGCCCCGACGAGCGCGCCCACCGTGAGCTCGAGGTCGGTGGCGAATACCAGTGGCGTCGTGAGGGTGAGTACCACCTGTTCAACCCGGACACGGTGTTCAAGCTCCAGCACTCCACCCGCACCGGTCAGTACTCGATCTTCAAGGAGTACACCGCCCTGGTCGACGACCAGAGCGAACGCATGGCGTCGCTGCGCGGTCTGCTGAAGTTCAAGGAGGGTGTGCGGCAGCCGATCTCGATCGACGAGGTCGAGCCGGCCTCCGAGATCGTCAAGCGCTTCTCCACCGGAGCCATGAGCTACGGCTCGATCTCCGCCGAGGCGCACGAGACCCTGGCCATCGCGATGAACCGCCTTGGCGCCCGGTCGAACTCGGGTGAGGGCGGAGAGAGTGTCAACCGCTTCGAGCCTGAGGCCAACGGTGACTGGCGCCGCAGCGCCATCAAGCAGGTGGCATCCGGCCGGTTCGGTGTCACCAGCCACTACCTGACCAACTGCACCGACATCCAGATCAAGATGGCTCAGGGTGCGAAGCCGGGTGAGGGCGGCCAGCTTCCGGGACACAAGGTGTACCCGTGGGTGGCCGAGGTGCGGCACTCGACCCCGGGTGTCGGCCTGATCTCGCCGCCGCCGCACCACGACATCTACTCGATCGAGGATCTGGCGCAGCTGATCCACGACCTGAAGAATGCCAACCCGGCCGCTCGCGTCCACGTGAAGCTGGTGAGCGAGAACGGCGTCGGAACCGTGGCGGCGGGTGTCTCCAAGGCCCACGCCGACGTGGTGCTGATCTCCGGCCATGACGGCGGAACGGGTGCCACCCCGCTCACCTCGATGAAGCACGCCGGTGCGCCGTGGGAGCTGGGCCTGGCCGAGACGCAGCAGACCCTGCTGCTCAACGGTCTTCGCGACCGCATCGTGGTCCAGGTCGACGGCCAGCTCAAGACCGGCCGCGACGTGGTGATCGCCGCGCTGCTGGGCGCCGAGGAATTCGGTTTCGCCACTGCGCCGCTGGTGGTCTCGGGCTGCATCATGATGCGCGTCTGCCACCTCGACACCTGCCCGGTGGGTGTGGCCACCCAGAACCCGGTGCTGCGCGAGCGGTTCAACGGCAAGCCGGAGTTCGTCGAGAACTTCTTCATGTTCATCGCTGAAGAAGTCCGCGAACTCATGGCGCAGTTGGGTTTCCGCACCATCAACGAGATGGTCGGCCAGGTCGGCGCGCTGGACACCACGAAGGCTGCCGAGCACTGGAAGGCCCACAAGCTGGACCTGACGCCGGTGCTCTACGAGCCCGAGTCGGCGTTCATGAACCAGGACCTGTACTGCAGCTCGCGTCAGGACCACGGTCTGGACAAGGCGCTCGATCAGCAGCTGATCACCCAGAGTCGCGAGGCCCTGGATTCCGGCTCGCCGGTCCGGTTCTCGACGAAGATCACCAACGTGAACCGCACGGTGGGCACCATGCTGGGCCACGAGGTCACCAAGGCCTATGGCGGACAAGGACTCCCGGACGGCACGATCGACATCACGTTCGACGGGTCCGCGGGCAACAGCTTCGGCGCCTTCGTGCCGAAGGGCATCACTCTGCGGGTCTACGGCGACGCCAACGACTACGTCGGCAAGGGGCTGTCCGGCGGCCGGATCGTGGTCCGTCCCTCCGACGACGCACCGGCCGACTTCGCCGCCGAGGACAACATCATCGCCGGCAACGTGGTGCTGTTCGGCGCCACCAGCGGCGAGGCGTTCCTGCGCGGTCAGGTCGGCGAGCGTTTCGCGGTTCGCAACTCCGGAGCTCACGCCGTCGTCGAAGGCGTCGGCGACCACGGCTGCGAGTACATGACCGGCGGCAAGGTCGTCATCCTCGGACCCACCGGCCGCAACTTCGCGGCGGGTATGTCGGGCGGTGTCGCCTATGTCTACGACCCGGCCGGCGCGCTGGGTGAGAACCTGAACACCGAGATGGTGGAGTTGGAGGCCTTGGAGCCTGCCGACGCCGAATGGTTGCAGGGCTTCCTCGCCGCACACGTCGACGCAACCGATTCGGCTGTGGGACAACGGATCCTGTCTGATTGGGATGACAATTTGAAGCACTTTGTGAAGGTCATGCCGCGCGACTACAAGCGCGTGCTGACCGCCATCGCCGAAGCCGAAAAGGCCGGCGAGGACGTGAACGCGGCGATCATGGCGGCCGCAAATGGCTGA
- a CDS encoding PaaI family thioesterase, with amino-acid sequence MHYPLNTPLGRMGVQTLEESPDRCVASIPVAGLLNPLTRMPTVAPLAMLVDHIGGLINHLRRNDDEWTVSSELALELTPDALDLVTATPDVPVVATALPFGPKGTASLGLCELTHGDRPVGTATVRSFHIHAPGHVIEWPTDSTDGSPPAALEDRMSVQIAETGGSSAVLRQLPDPVINNSIGIVHGGVSAAALELVGSAALGDGSGDPWRTASLRVNYLRQFRGGDESRYEARALRVGRSSGAADAQAIGDDGAVALVARLTAYR; translated from the coding sequence ATGCACTATCCGCTGAACACCCCGCTGGGCCGCATGGGCGTACAGACGCTCGAAGAGAGCCCGGACCGTTGCGTGGCTTCCATACCCGTCGCCGGACTACTCAATCCCCTGACCCGGATGCCGACCGTCGCCCCACTGGCGATGCTGGTCGACCACATCGGCGGCCTGATCAACCACCTTCGGCGCAACGACGATGAGTGGACCGTGTCCAGCGAGTTGGCCCTGGAGCTCACGCCGGATGCCTTGGACCTCGTCACTGCCACGCCGGACGTTCCCGTGGTGGCGACCGCCCTTCCGTTCGGCCCCAAAGGGACGGCGTCGCTGGGCCTGTGCGAGCTGACCCACGGCGACCGGCCAGTGGGCACGGCAACGGTGCGGTCGTTCCACATCCACGCACCCGGCCACGTCATCGAGTGGCCCACCGACTCCACCGACGGCTCGCCGCCTGCCGCGCTGGAAGACCGCATGTCGGTGCAGATCGCCGAGACAGGTGGCAGTAGCGCGGTACTGCGGCAGCTGCCGGATCCCGTCATCAACAACAGCATCGGCATCGTGCACGGCGGGGTGTCGGCCGCGGCGCTGGAACTCGTCGGCTCTGCGGCGCTCGGGGACGGCTCCGGCGATCCGTGGCGGACGGCGTCGCTGCGGGTCAATTATCTGCGCCAGTTCCGCGGCGGTGACGAATCGCGTTACGAGGCACGTGCATTGCGGGTAGGGCGCAGTTCCGGGGCGGCCGACGCGCAAGCGATCGGCGATGATGGCGCAGTCGCGCTGGTAGCTCGGTTGACCGCATACCGCTGA
- a CDS encoding glutamate synthase subunit beta — translation MADPRGFLKHTSKELPARRPVPLRLKDWKEVYEDFSHDKLADQASRCMDCGIPFCHNGCPLGNLIPEWNDLVYKDRWRDAIERLHATNNFPEFTGRLCPAPCEASCVLGINQDPVTIKQVEVEIIDNAFDEGWVVPKMPDVQTGKKVAVVGSGPAGLAAAQQLTRAGHTVTVFERADRIGGLLRYGIPEFKMEKRHIDRRLEQMAAEGTQFRPGVNVGVDITVAQLRLNYDAVVLAGGATAWRDLPIPGRELDGIHQAMEFLPWANRVQLGDDVLDENGQPPITAKDKHVIIIGGGDTGADCLGTSHRQGAASIHQFEIMPRPPETRADSTPWPTYPLMFRVSSAHEEGGERVFSVNTEEFIGENGHVTALRAHEVKMNAGKFEKVEGTDFELKADLVLLAMGFVGPEKEGLLSKLGVELTDRGNVSRDNNFQTSVPGVFVAGDMGRGQSLIVWAIAEGRAAAAGVDRYLMGKTALPAVIKPTAAPQR, via the coding sequence ATGGCTGATCCGCGCGGTTTCCTCAAGCACACGTCCAAGGAGCTCCCAGCCCGCAGGCCGGTCCCGCTGCGCCTCAAGGACTGGAAAGAGGTCTACGAGGACTTCTCCCACGACAAGCTGGCCGACCAGGCATCGCGGTGCATGGACTGCGGTATCCCGTTCTGCCACAACGGCTGTCCGCTGGGCAACCTGATCCCCGAGTGGAACGACCTGGTCTACAAGGACCGGTGGCGCGACGCGATCGAGCGGCTGCACGCCACCAACAACTTCCCGGAATTCACCGGGCGGCTGTGCCCCGCGCCCTGTGAGGCGTCCTGCGTCCTGGGCATCAACCAGGATCCGGTGACCATCAAGCAGGTCGAGGTCGAGATCATCGACAACGCCTTCGACGAGGGCTGGGTCGTCCCGAAGATGCCCGATGTGCAGACCGGCAAGAAGGTCGCCGTCGTCGGGTCCGGACCGGCCGGACTGGCCGCCGCCCAGCAGCTCACGCGCGCCGGCCACACCGTCACGGTGTTCGAGCGCGCCGACCGCATCGGCGGTCTGCTGCGCTACGGCATCCCCGAGTTCAAGATGGAAAAGCGCCACATCGACCGGCGTCTGGAGCAGATGGCGGCCGAAGGCACCCAGTTCCGTCCCGGCGTCAACGTCGGCGTCGACATCACCGTGGCCCAGCTGCGGCTGAACTACGACGCGGTCGTGCTGGCCGGCGGTGCTACCGCCTGGCGTGATCTGCCGATCCCGGGCCGCGAGCTCGACGGCATCCACCAGGCCATGGAATTCCTGCCCTGGGCCAACCGCGTCCAGCTCGGTGACGACGTCCTCGACGAGAACGGCCAGCCGCCGATCACCGCCAAGGACAAGCACGTCATCATCATCGGCGGTGGCGACACCGGCGCGGACTGCCTGGGCACCTCGCACCGTCAGGGTGCAGCCAGCATCCACCAGTTCGAGATCATGCCGCGTCCGCCCGAGACCCGTGCCGACTCGACCCCGTGGCCGACCTACCCCTTGATGTTCCGGGTGTCCTCGGCACACGAAGAGGGCGGCGAGCGTGTGTTCTCGGTCAACACCGAGGAATTCATCGGTGAGAACGGCCACGTGACCGCCCTGCGCGCGCACGAGGTGAAGATGAACGCCGGCAAGTTCGAGAAGGTCGAAGGCACCGACTTCGAGCTCAAAGCCGACCTCGTGCTGCTGGCGATGGGCTTCGTCGGGCCGGAGAAGGAAGGCCTGCTGAGCAAGCTCGGCGTCGAGCTGACCGACCGCGGAAATGTCTCCCGCGACAACAACTTCCAGACCTCGGTGCCCGGCGTGTTCGTCGCCGGCGACATGGGACGTGGACAGTCGTTGATCGTGTGGGCCATCGCCGAGGGCCGTGCTGCCGCCGCTGGTGTGGATCGGTACCTGATGGGCAAGACCGCCCTGCCTGCGGTGATCAAGCCGACCGCCGCGCCGCAGCGCTAG